In a single window of the Mesorhizobium shangrilense genome:
- a CDS encoding TRAP transporter small permease: MARINDALYRILEMLLVGLLAGMVALVFANAVARYAFDYSIHIADELPRFLFVWLTFIGAAIAHRHSLHLGMKFVITSMPRSSWRYLMAASEALVLACALLLMWGSLGTWRINATVVSPILGVPLIYVQGVALLSAVLMATTSLDRLARALTGRVSADELAAFSETEDDKVIAETRGRLD, encoded by the coding sequence ATGGCGCGGATAAACGACGCACTCTACCGAATTCTGGAAATGCTCCTCGTCGGCCTGCTGGCCGGCATGGTTGCGCTCGTGTTCGCCAACGCGGTGGCTCGATACGCATTCGACTACAGCATCCACATTGCCGACGAATTGCCCCGCTTCCTGTTCGTCTGGCTGACCTTCATCGGCGCGGCCATCGCCCATCGCCATTCGCTGCACCTGGGCATGAAGTTCGTCATCACGTCCATGCCAAGGTCCAGCTGGCGCTATCTCATGGCGGCGTCCGAGGCGCTCGTCCTAGCCTGCGCGCTGCTCCTGATGTGGGGCAGCCTAGGCACATGGCGCATCAACGCAACAGTGGTTTCGCCGATCCTCGGGGTCCCTCTCATCTACGTTCAGGGCGTCGCGCTGCTTTCCGCCGTGCTGATGGCGACGACCTCCCTTGACCGGCTGGCACGTGCGCTGACCGGGCGGGTATCGGCAGACGAGCTCGCCGCGTTCTCGGAAACCGAGGACGACAAGGTGATCGCCGAGACGAGAGGGAGGCTCGATTGA
- a CDS encoding type II toxin-antitoxin system VapC family toxin: MVRALFDTNILVDFLNNVPQARVELEAYAEKAISIVTWMEVLVGANAAAEPTTRRFLGGFDIIELDEDIAERAISFRRERRAKLPDAVIWATAQAHSLLLVTRNEKDFPADMRGVRVPYRLLQ, translated from the coding sequence GTGGTGAGAGCGCTCTTCGACACCAACATCCTGGTCGACTTCCTCAACAACGTTCCCCAGGCTCGGGTCGAGCTCGAAGCTTATGCCGAAAAGGCCATCAGCATCGTCACCTGGATGGAGGTGCTCGTCGGCGCCAACGCGGCCGCGGAGCCGACGACACGACGCTTCCTCGGCGGTTTCGACATCATCGAACTGGACGAGGACATCGCCGAGCGGGCCATCTCGTTCCGGCGTGAGCGCAGGGCCAAGCTTCCCGACGCCGTGATCTGGGCGACGGCGCAAGCGCACTCGTTGCTGCTGGTGACGCGGAACGAGAAGGATTTTCCTGCGGACATGCGCGGCGTTCGCGTCCCCTACCGCCTGCTGCAGTAG
- a CDS encoding MFS transporter, with the protein MLAAYRPIFSLLRGTAFLLAASGLHGLLLPLRGQAEGFSTYALGLMGTAWAGGFVAGCVFAPRLVRQAGHVRAFGAFAASGAIIALLTGLLIGEIQWIVLRAFTGFAMAGCFMIIESWLNEKATNENRGTVFGLYMMVTYASIMAGQMIVAAGDVNQESLFMVAGIFFCLALIPTAVSTQASPEPLRDVSLDLRGLYANSPVSFFACILIGVANGAWGTLGAVYGARIGISTPQIALMMSLVVVAGGVLQMPIGRISDRTDRRYVLIGAAAASTLAALAIFLFTPRFGSFVIVMTAAYGAFAYTLYSLAVAHANDHAAPEDFVKVSGGLLLLYGFGTMIGPVIGSALMTAMRPESLFLATALAHFLLAAYALLRISRRAPVPVDEREAFKTLPAERAVTPESTRLDPRTPVVEEDRTV; encoded by the coding sequence ATGCTCGCTGCCTACCGCCCAATCTTCTCGCTGCTGCGCGGAACCGCGTTTCTCCTGGCGGCGTCCGGCCTGCATGGACTGCTGCTGCCGCTGCGGGGCCAGGCGGAGGGTTTTTCCACCTACGCGCTCGGCCTGATGGGTACGGCCTGGGCCGGCGGCTTCGTCGCCGGCTGCGTGTTTGCGCCGCGCCTGGTGCGCCAAGCCGGCCATGTGCGCGCCTTCGGCGCCTTCGCGGCGTCGGGCGCCATCATTGCGCTGCTCACCGGGCTGCTCATCGGCGAGATCCAATGGATCGTGCTGCGCGCCTTCACCGGCTTCGCCATGGCCGGGTGCTTCATGATCATCGAGAGCTGGCTGAACGAGAAGGCGACCAACGAGAACCGAGGCACGGTCTTCGGCCTGTACATGATGGTCACCTACGCCTCCATCATGGCCGGCCAGATGATCGTGGCGGCGGGCGACGTCAATCAGGAATCGCTGTTCATGGTCGCCGGCATCTTCTTCTGCCTGGCGCTGATCCCGACCGCGGTCTCCACGCAGGCCAGCCCCGAGCCGCTGCGGGACGTCTCGCTCGACCTGCGCGGGCTCTATGCAAACTCGCCGGTGTCCTTCTTCGCCTGCATCCTGATCGGCGTCGCCAACGGCGCCTGGGGCACGCTTGGGGCCGTCTACGGCGCGCGCATCGGCATCTCGACGCCCCAGATCGCGCTGATGATGAGTCTCGTGGTGGTCGCCGGCGGCGTGCTGCAGATGCCCATCGGGCGCATCTCCGACCGCACCGACCGACGCTACGTGTTGATCGGCGCTGCCGCCGCCTCGACGCTCGCCGCGCTGGCGATCTTCCTGTTCACGCCGCGCTTCGGTTCCTTCGTCATCGTCATGACCGCAGCCTACGGGGCGTTCGCCTACACGCTCTACTCGCTGGCCGTCGCCCACGCCAACGACCACGCCGCGCCGGAGGATTTCGTGAAAGTGTCGGGCGGCCTGCTGCTGCTCTACGGCTTCGGCACCATGATCGGCCCGGTGATCGGCTCGGCGCTGATGACGGCCATGCGGCCCGAAAGCCTGTTCCTGGCCACCGCGCTCGCCCATTTCCTTCTGGCGGCCTACGCGCTGCTCCGCATCAGCCGCCGCGCCCCGGTGCCGGTCGACGAGCGCGAGGCGTTCAAGACCCTGCCGGCCGAGCGCGCCGTCACGCCGGAATCGACGCGCCTGGACCCGCGCACGCCGGTGGTGGAGGAGGATCGAACCGTTTAG
- a CDS encoding DUF1013 domain-containing protein, with product MANTLLMPKATAVWLVDNTALSFEQIAQFCTLHPLEVKAIADGESAQGIKGMDPVMTGQLTREEIARGEADINHKLKLSEPKVRVPETKRKGPRYTPLSKRQDRPNAILWLVRNHPELKDAQISRLVGTTKATIEQIRERRHWNAANLVPMDPVTLGLCSQIDLDIEVQRASKGREPAAPVGETLLPAALTERLTPADERRDDEEKELDANAVFAKLSALKKADADEDEE from the coding sequence ATGGCCAACACGCTGCTCATGCCCAAGGCGACCGCCGTCTGGCTGGTCGACAACACCGCGCTCTCCTTCGAGCAGATCGCGCAGTTCTGCACGCTGCATCCGCTCGAGGTGAAGGCGATCGCCGACGGCGAGTCGGCGCAGGGCATCAAGGGCATGGACCCGGTGATGACCGGCCAGCTCACCCGCGAGGAGATCGCCCGCGGCGAGGCCGACATCAACCACAAGCTCAAGCTCTCCGAGCCGAAGGTCCGCGTGCCCGAGACCAAGCGCAAGGGCCCGCGCTACACCCCCCTGTCCAAGCGCCAGGACCGCCCCAACGCCATCCTGTGGCTGGTGCGCAACCATCCGGAGCTGAAGGACGCGCAGATCTCGCGGCTCGTCGGCACCACCAAGGCGACGATCGAGCAGATCCGCGAGCGCCGCCACTGGAACGCCGCCAACCTCGTGCCGATGGACCCGGTGACGCTCGGGCTCTGCTCGCAGATCGACCTCGACATCGAGGTGCAGCGCGCCTCCAAGGGCCGCGAGCCGGCGGCCCCCGTCGGCGAGACGCTGCTGCCGGCGGCGCTGACCGAGCGGCTGACGCCTGCCGACGAACGTCGCGACGACGAGGAGAAGGAACTCGACGCCAACGCCGTGTTCGCAAAGCTCTCGGCGCTGAAGAAGGCCGACGCGGACGAAGACGAGGAGTGA
- a CDS encoding FAD-binding oxidoreductase: protein MDDLSLSTLEPGKKTVDAAALEGLAARLRGATLRESDPSYDEARTIWNAMIDRRPGLIVRCAGAADVIDAVRFARDNGLLVSVRGGGHNIAGSAVCDGGLMIDLSPMKSVRVDAVGRRAWVEPGVTLAELDRETQAFELVVPTGINSTTGIAGLTLGGGFGWITRKFGLTIDSLLSADVVTADGQLVRASSGENPDLFWALRGGGGNFGVVTAFEFKLHPMKTEVLSGLVVHPFADAPQVLREYRAALEEAPDELTCWTVMRQAPPLPFLPAEWHGKEILVLAMCYCGDLQAGEAATRRLRSIGKPIADVVGPNPFTGWQQAFDPLLTPGARNYWKSHDFTALTDAALDVVVEAVRKLPGPECEIFVGHVGGAAGRVAAEATAFPQRSSHFVMNVHARWREPAMDRACIDWARGLYEAAKPHSAGTAYVNFMPEDESDRVEAAYGGNYRRLVEIKRRYDPNNLFRMNQNVRPKEGLRAA from the coding sequence ATGGACGACCTGAGCCTCAGCACGCTTGAACCAGGCAAGAAGACCGTCGACGCCGCTGCCCTAGAGGGCCTGGCGGCGCGGCTGCGCGGCGCCACGCTGCGCGAGAGCGATCCATCCTATGACGAGGCGCGCACCATCTGGAACGCCATGATCGACCGGCGGCCGGGACTGATCGTGCGCTGCGCCGGCGCCGCTGACGTCATCGACGCGGTCCGCTTCGCGCGCGACAACGGGCTGCTCGTCTCGGTGCGCGGCGGCGGCCACAACATCGCCGGCAGCGCCGTCTGCGACGGCGGCCTGATGATCGACCTGTCGCCGATGAAGTCGGTGCGCGTCGACGCCGTCGGGCGGCGCGCATGGGTCGAGCCCGGCGTCACGCTTGCCGAACTGGACAGGGAGACGCAGGCCTTCGAGCTGGTGGTGCCGACGGGCATCAACTCGACCACCGGCATCGCCGGGCTGACGCTCGGCGGCGGCTTCGGCTGGATCACGCGAAAGTTCGGGCTGACGATCGACAGCCTCTTGTCGGCGGACGTGGTCACCGCCGACGGCCAGCTGGTGCGGGCGAGCTCCGGCGAGAACCCGGACCTGTTCTGGGCGCTGCGCGGCGGCGGCGGTAATTTCGGCGTCGTCACCGCCTTCGAGTTCAAGCTGCACCCGATGAAGACCGAGGTCCTGTCCGGCCTCGTCGTCCATCCCTTCGCCGACGCTCCGCAGGTCCTGCGCGAATACCGGGCGGCGCTCGAGGAGGCGCCCGACGAGCTCACCTGCTGGACCGTCATGCGGCAGGCGCCGCCCCTGCCGTTCCTGCCGGCCGAATGGCACGGCAAGGAGATCCTGGTGCTGGCCATGTGCTACTGCGGAGACCTCCAGGCGGGAGAGGCGGCGACGCGCCGGCTGCGCTCGATCGGCAAGCCGATCGCCGACGTCGTCGGCCCGAACCCCTTCACCGGCTGGCAGCAGGCCTTCGACCCGCTGCTCACGCCCGGCGCCCGCAACTACTGGAAGAGCCACGATTTCACCGCGCTCACCGACGCGGCCCTCGACGTCGTCGTCGAAGCGGTGCGCAAGCTGCCCGGCCCCGAATGCGAGATATTCGTCGGCCATGTCGGCGGCGCCGCGGGCCGCGTGGCGGCGGAGGCGACCGCCTTCCCGCAGCGCAGCTCGCATTTCGTCATGAACGTCCACGCCCGCTGGCGCGAGCCGGCCATGGACCGCGCCTGCATCGACTGGGCGCGTGGTCTCTATGAGGCCGCAAAGCCCCATTCGGCGGGCACGGCCTATGTCAACTTCATGCCGGAAGACGAGTCCGACCGCGTCGAGGCGGCCTATGGCGGAAACTACCGGCGTCTCGTCGAGATAAAGCGCCGCTACGATCCGAACAACCTGTTCCGCATGAACCAGAACGTACGCCCGAAGGAGGGCCTGCGGGCAGCGTAA
- a CDS encoding winged helix-turn-helix domain-containing tetratricopeptide repeat protein, translating to MAREASHALPLGACSFDLARGLLLRDGAAVPLRPKAFALLSHLARNAGRVVGKSELIEAVWPGVFVTEDSLTQAVREVRKALADDAQKIVRTIARRGYLLITPATAAGPHPDPQPTVAVLRFANTRRAEDAPLVDGFAEDIAGGLARFRRVAVVAHNTSFAIADGAADWREAVRRLACDYLVRGRAAFASGTLTASVSLLDAASGAMLWSADYEASGERVFDVQQEIMLKIINRLAARIDDATLARAMAKPTASLEAYELLLHGLARFRGYGSEDNDVARELFTRALETDPGYGLAHAYLALVDLAIGGYGEAPAELVAATVDRASHAVTLAPEEPRCHRVLAMTRLHAREHEAAEYHMRRALDLNPCDADTMAQMGYLMTMRGRPFEALAWLDRAVAVNPVHPDWYLYDRATALYAAGDYQGAVDALSKLLIRTPWRLTRLAACHAQLGDGGAARRLMAEIARNWPDYEPLSFGRCGIAFEHAAEVEHMLEGIGKALEA from the coding sequence ATGGCGCGAGAAGCTTCGCACGCCTTGCCGCTCGGCGCCTGTTCGTTCGACCTGGCGCGCGGCCTGTTGCTCCGTGACGGCGCAGCCGTCCCGCTGCGCCCGAAAGCCTTTGCGCTGCTCTCCCATCTCGCCCGGAACGCGGGCCGGGTCGTCGGCAAGTCCGAGTTGATCGAGGCGGTCTGGCCCGGCGTCTTCGTCACCGAGGATTCGCTGACTCAGGCGGTGCGCGAGGTGCGCAAGGCGCTGGCCGACGACGCACAGAAGATCGTCCGGACCATCGCCCGCCGCGGCTACCTGCTCATCACGCCGGCGACGGCGGCGGGCCCGCATCCCGATCCGCAGCCGACCGTCGCCGTGCTGCGCTTCGCCAATACGAGGCGCGCCGAGGACGCGCCGCTGGTCGACGGCTTCGCCGAGGACATCGCCGGGGGTCTGGCGCGGTTCCGGCGCGTGGCGGTGGTGGCGCATAACACCAGCTTCGCGATCGCGGACGGGGCGGCCGACTGGCGCGAGGCCGTCCGGCGGCTGGCGTGCGACTACCTGGTGCGGGGGCGCGCGGCCTTTGCCTCGGGCACGCTGACGGCGTCGGTCAGCCTGCTCGATGCGGCGAGCGGCGCTATGCTGTGGAGCGCGGACTACGAGGCCTCCGGCGAGCGCGTCTTCGACGTCCAGCAGGAGATCATGCTCAAGATCATCAACCGGCTGGCGGCGCGCATCGACGACGCGACGCTGGCGCGGGCGATGGCCAAGCCGACAGCGAGCCTTGAGGCCTACGAACTCCTGCTGCACGGGCTTGCTCGCTTCCGCGGCTACGGCAGCGAGGACAATGACGTTGCACGGGAGCTGTTTACGCGGGCGCTCGAGACCGATCCGGGCTACGGGCTCGCCCACGCCTATCTCGCGCTGGTCGATCTCGCCATCGGCGGCTATGGCGAGGCGCCGGCGGAGCTGGTGGCGGCAACGGTCGACCGGGCGAGCCATGCGGTGACGCTGGCGCCCGAGGAGCCGCGCTGCCACCGCGTGCTGGCGATGACGCGGCTGCACGCGCGCGAGCACGAGGCGGCCGAATACCACATGCGCCGCGCCCTCGACCTCAATCCCTGCGACGCCGACACGATGGCCCAGATGGGCTACCTGATGACCATGCGCGGCAGGCCCTTCGAGGCGCTGGCCTGGCTCGACAGGGCGGTGGCGGTCAACCCCGTCCATCCCGACTGGTACCTCTACGACCGCGCCACGGCGCTCTACGCCGCGGGCGACTACCAGGGCGCGGTCGACGCGCTATCGAAGCTGCTGATCCGCACGCCCTGGCGGCTGACGCGGCTTGCCGCCTGCCACGCGCAGCTCGGCGACGGCGGGGCCGCGCGACGCCTCATGGCGGAAATCGCGCGGAACTGGCCGGACTACGAGCCGCTGAGCTTCGGCCGCTGCGGCATCGCCTTCGAGCACGCCGCGGAGGTGGAGCACATGCTGGAGGGGATCGGCAAGGCGCTCGAGGCCTGA
- a CDS encoding SelT/SelW/SelH family protein, which produces MSETPLPIIRIIYCTQCMWLLRAGWMAQELLSTFGQELGEVTLVPGAGGIFTVTCNGELIWDRKRDGGFPDAAKLKQLVRDVIDPERDLGHADRKTEA; this is translated from the coding sequence ATGAGCGAAACGCCACTCCCGATCATTCGCATCATCTACTGCACGCAGTGCATGTGGCTGCTGCGGGCCGGGTGGATGGCGCAGGAACTGCTCTCGACCTTCGGCCAGGAGCTGGGCGAGGTCACGCTGGTCCCCGGCGCGGGCGGGATTTTTACGGTCACGTGCAACGGTGAACTCATCTGGGACCGCAAGCGCGACGGCGGTTTTCCGGACGCGGCGAAGCTGAAACAGCTGGTGCGCGACGTGATCGATCCCGAGCGGGATCTCGGTCACGCGGACAGGAAGACAGAGGCTTAG
- a CDS encoding FadR/GntR family transcriptional regulator, with product MKLSTVPPRSSLVDDAIRLIETSIREGTAAGTRLPSEAEISRQLGVSRPVVREALAFLRADGLVESRHGQGLFVTEQAVLRIRADDLRPDRAGLLDLLEMRRALESETARLAAQRRTPEDVDKLRAALEGMAAAEREGRDGVREDLHFHLTIASIGRNPLLMKIIHFWTPALQDAIGYLREADKKDAEILRTRQHRHEEIFGFIEAGNADAAHKAMVDHMNETLDRFEKEGAPEKS from the coding sequence TTGAAGCTCTCGACGGTCCCCCCGAGGTCGAGCCTGGTCGATGACGCGATCCGCCTCATCGAAACCTCCATCCGGGAGGGAACGGCGGCAGGCACGCGCCTTCCTTCGGAAGCAGAGATCTCGCGGCAATTGGGCGTCAGCCGCCCGGTCGTCCGGGAGGCGCTTGCGTTCCTTCGCGCCGACGGACTGGTCGAGAGCCGGCACGGGCAGGGCCTCTTCGTCACCGAGCAGGCGGTGCTGCGCATCCGCGCCGACGACCTGCGTCCGGATCGCGCGGGCCTGCTTGACCTGCTGGAGATGCGGCGCGCGCTGGAAAGCGAGACGGCCCGCCTGGCGGCACAGAGGCGCACGCCCGAGGATGTCGACAAGCTGCGGGCTGCGCTGGAGGGGATGGCCGCGGCCGAGAGGGAGGGCCGCGACGGCGTCAGGGAGGACCTGCACTTTCATCTCACCATCGCGAGCATCGGCCGGAATCCGCTGCTCATGAAGATCATCCACTTCTGGACGCCTGCGTTGCAGGACGCGATCGGCTATCTCCGCGAGGCGGACAAGAAGGACGCGGAAATCCTGCGGACCAGGCAGCATCGCCACGAGGAGATCTTCGGCTTCATCGAAGCGGGCAACGCCGACGCGGCGCACAAGGCGATGGTCGACCACATGAACGAGACGCTCGACCGCTTCGAGAAGGAAGGCGCGCCGGAAAAGTCCTGA
- a CDS encoding YebC/PmpR family DNA-binding transcriptional regulator, which produces MAGHSQFKNIMHRKGRQDAVRSKVFSKLAREITVAAKTGLPDPAMNPRLRLAIQNAKAESMPKDNIQRAINKASGGDAENYEEVRYEGYGPGGVALIIEALTDNRNRSASNVRAAFTKAGGALGETGSVSFMWNRVGEIYYPASAGDADKVMEAAIEAGADDVESDEEGHTIYCAFESVNDVSKALEAALGEAESVKIIWQPQNRVPVDEDRAQSLMKLVATLEDDDDVQHVYANFEVDDATLAKLSAA; this is translated from the coding sequence ATGGCCGGCCATTCACAATTCAAGAACATCATGCACCGCAAGGGCCGCCAGGATGCGGTCCGGTCGAAGGTCTTCTCGAAGCTTGCGCGCGAGATCACCGTGGCCGCCAAGACCGGCCTGCCCGACCCGGCCATGAACCCGCGCCTCAGGCTGGCGATCCAGAACGCCAAGGCCGAATCTATGCCGAAGGACAACATCCAGCGCGCCATCAACAAGGCGTCGGGCGGCGATGCCGAGAACTACGAGGAAGTGCGCTACGAGGGCTACGGCCCGGGCGGCGTCGCGCTGATCATCGAGGCGCTGACCGACAACCGCAACCGCTCCGCCTCCAACGTCCGCGCGGCCTTCACCAAGGCCGGCGGGGCGCTCGGCGAGACCGGCTCGGTGTCGTTCATGTGGAACCGCGTCGGCGAGATCTACTACCCGGCCTCGGCCGGCGACGCCGACAAGGTGATGGAAGCGGCGATCGAAGCCGGCGCCGACGACGTGGAATCGGACGAGGAAGGCCATACGATCTACTGCGCCTTCGAGAGCGTGAACGACGTGTCGAAGGCGCTCGAGGCGGCGCTCGGCGAGGCTGAGAGCGTCAAGATCATCTGGCAGCCGCAGAACCGCGTGCCGGTCGACGAGGACCGCGCGCAGTCGCTGATGAAGCTGGTCGCGACCCTCGAGGACGACGACGACGTGCAGCACGTCTACGCCAATTTCGAGGTCGACGACGCGACGCTGGCCAAGCTCAGCGCGGCATGA
- a CDS encoding arylsulfatase, giving the protein MSEFRNDVSPDGVEIAAVSRRSLLLGSTVLAAAGIVGSTTVVDRARSQEQPAAAGGKPPNILVIFGDDIGIPQISAYTMGLMGYRTPNIDRIASEGAIFTDSYGQNSCTAGRASFILGQEPFRTGLLTIGMPGDPHGIQDWMPTIADVMKTKGYATGQFGKNHLGDRDEHLPTRHGFDEFFGNLYHLNAEEEPEGYFYPKDPDFRKQFGPRGVIKSTADGKIEDTGPLNTKRMPTVDEEFLAAAKDFIDRQAKADKPFFCWFNSTRMHVFTHLKPESLGKTGKGIHADGMVEHDGHVGQLLQQLDDLGIADNTIVLYTTDNGAELALWPDGAQTMFHGEKGTTWEGGFRIPMMVRWPGVVKPGTHVNEPVTLMDWMPTFAAAAGIGDVKEEMKKGFQASGKTFKVHLDGYDLTELLKGEAKTPPRDVVYYFDQGGNLNAIRWNDWKLSFAQASHGNIATATREVPSWAVIANLRMDPYERGMEDGGGAIEFLARNMWLLVPIQGKIKEFFQDFDQYPFQTGSTLNASGINYGWLQQQAALKRLGELERLMPQ; this is encoded by the coding sequence ATGAGCGAGTTTCGAAACGACGTTTCCCCCGACGGTGTTGAAATCGCCGCAGTCAGCCGCCGCAGCCTGCTTCTGGGCAGCACGGTGCTGGCTGCCGCAGGCATTGTGGGGTCCACCACCGTTGTAGACAGGGCACGGTCTCAGGAGCAGCCCGCGGCAGCAGGCGGAAAGCCGCCGAACATCCTCGTCATCTTTGGCGACGACATCGGCATTCCCCAGATCAGCGCCTACACGATGGGGCTGATGGGCTACCGCACCCCCAACATCGACCGCATCGCCAGCGAAGGCGCGATCTTCACCGACAGCTACGGCCAGAACAGCTGCACCGCTGGCCGCGCCTCCTTCATCCTCGGGCAGGAGCCGTTCCGCACCGGCCTTCTGACGATCGGCATGCCAGGCGATCCGCATGGGATCCAGGACTGGATGCCCACCATCGCCGACGTGATGAAGACCAAGGGCTATGCCACCGGCCAGTTCGGCAAGAACCACCTCGGCGACCGCGACGAACATCTGCCTACCAGGCACGGCTTCGACGAGTTCTTCGGCAATCTCTACCACCTCAATGCCGAGGAGGAGCCGGAAGGCTACTTCTACCCGAAGGATCCTGATTTCCGGAAGCAATTCGGTCCGCGCGGCGTGATCAAGTCGACCGCCGACGGCAAGATCGAAGACACCGGGCCGCTCAACACCAAGCGCATGCCGACGGTCGACGAAGAGTTCCTGGCGGCGGCCAAGGACTTCATCGACAGGCAGGCCAAGGCCGACAAACCCTTCTTCTGCTGGTTCAACTCGACGCGCATGCACGTCTTTACCCACCTCAAGCCGGAATCGCTCGGCAAGACCGGCAAGGGCATCCACGCCGACGGCATGGTCGAGCATGACGGCCATGTCGGCCAGCTGCTGCAACAGCTCGACGATCTCGGCATCGCCGACAACACCATCGTGCTCTACACGACCGACAACGGGGCCGAGCTCGCCCTTTGGCCCGATGGTGCACAGACAATGTTCCATGGCGAGAAAGGAACGACCTGGGAGGGCGGCTTCCGCATCCCGATGATGGTGCGGTGGCCGGGCGTCGTGAAGCCCGGCACGCATGTGAACGAGCCGGTGACGCTGATGGACTGGATGCCCACATTCGCGGCGGCCGCCGGCATCGGCGATGTGAAGGAGGAGATGAAGAAGGGCTTCCAGGCCAGTGGCAAGACCTTCAAGGTACACCTCGACGGGTACGACCTGACGGAACTGCTGAAGGGCGAAGCCAAGACGCCGCCGCGGGACGTCGTCTACTACTTCGACCAGGGCGGCAACCTCAACGCCATACGCTGGAACGATTGGAAGCTGAGTTTCGCACAGGCGAGCCACGGCAACATCGCCACTGCGACCCGCGAGGTGCCGAGTTGGGCGGTCATCGCAAACCTGCGCATGGACCCCTACGAGCGGGGTATGGAAGACGGCGGAGGAGCCATCGAGTTCCTAGCCCGGAACATGTGGCTGCTGGTGCCCATCCAGGGCAAGATCAAGGAGTTCTTCCAGGACTTCGACCAGTATCCGTTCCAGACGGGAAGCACCCTGAACGCCAGCGGCATCAACTATGGCTGGCTGCAGCAGCAGGCAGCCCTCAAGCGGCTGGGCGAGCTCGAACGGCTCATGCCCCAATAG
- a CDS encoding ribbon-helix-helix protein, CopG family, translated as MIYVDDIRYRGTMMRTLVDIEEAHLRELDRLAKKKKKSRASIIRQAVAEYLEKRTPASLDEAFGLWGDRKVDGLEYQEKIRSEW; from the coding sequence ATGATATACGTTGACGATATCAGATATCGGGGCACGATGATGCGCACTCTGGTCGACATTGAAGAAGCTCACCTGCGCGAACTGGACCGGCTCGCGAAGAAGAAGAAGAAATCACGCGCCTCCATCATTAGGCAGGCCGTCGCCGAGTACCTGGAGAAACGGACGCCGGCGTCGCTGGACGAAGCGTTCGGACTGTGGGGGGACCGCAAGGTCGACGGGCTGGAGTATCAGGAGAAGATCCGGAGCGAGTGGTGA